The following proteins are encoded in a genomic region of Mycolicibacterium confluentis:
- a CDS encoding MCE family protein has translation MEHRSSRVGVHPIWWTAALFAAVIALVVVCSAIFAGTFRRYVPVTLTSDRSGLVMESGAKVKMNGVEVGRVAGIAGGRHPVALKLEIDPDQVSYIPANVEAEIAATTAFGTKYVDLIYPNEPTTERITAGAVLRSRNVTTEVNTVFDNLVGLLNQIDVAKLSAVLTAVADGVRGQGERIGQATTDANEVLLAINPKMDQVGANWVSLKNVSDAYSTAARDILNTLDAASGTSETIAGHAQDLDALLLSSIGFSNSGIDLIGPNRDNIIKGINVLEPTTSLLLKYDPIYTCLLQGAKYALDHGAYENIGGNGYSVVQDVGLLLGDDPYRFPENLPKVGAKGGPGGQPGCGSLPDVSKNFPVRYLVTDTGFGTGMDVRPNPGIGFPGWVNYFPVTKGVPEPPKLRHPGGPAPGPAPAVPGGAPYGAPLYGPDGTPLWPGVPELPAPAPEAPLPAEAAAPSP, from the coding sequence ATGGAACACAGAAGCAGTCGTGTCGGCGTCCACCCGATCTGGTGGACCGCAGCCCTGTTCGCCGCCGTCATCGCGTTGGTCGTGGTGTGTTCAGCGATCTTCGCCGGCACGTTCCGTCGTTATGTGCCAGTCACGTTGACCTCCGACCGTTCCGGCCTGGTGATGGAGTCGGGCGCGAAGGTCAAGATGAACGGCGTCGAGGTCGGCCGCGTGGCCGGTATCGCCGGTGGCCGGCATCCCGTCGCCCTGAAGCTGGAGATCGACCCGGACCAGGTCTCCTACATTCCGGCCAACGTCGAGGCCGAGATCGCCGCCACCACGGCGTTCGGCACCAAGTACGTCGACCTCATCTATCCGAACGAGCCCACCACCGAACGGATCACGGCGGGCGCCGTCCTGCGGTCACGCAACGTGACCACTGAGGTGAACACGGTGTTCGACAACCTGGTCGGCCTGCTGAACCAGATCGACGTCGCGAAGCTCAGCGCGGTGCTGACCGCGGTGGCCGACGGTGTCCGCGGCCAGGGGGAGCGAATCGGTCAGGCGACCACCGACGCCAACGAGGTTCTGCTGGCGATCAATCCGAAGATGGACCAGGTGGGCGCCAACTGGGTGTCTCTCAAGAACGTGAGCGACGCCTACAGCACCGCCGCGCGAGACATCCTGAACACCTTGGATGCGGCGAGCGGGACCAGTGAGACGATCGCCGGCCACGCGCAGGATCTCGACGCGCTGCTGTTGAGCTCGATCGGCTTCTCCAACAGCGGGATCGACCTGATCGGGCCGAACCGGGACAACATCATCAAGGGCATCAACGTCCTCGAGCCGACCACCAGTCTGCTGCTGAAGTACGACCCGATCTACACCTGCCTGTTGCAGGGTGCGAAGTATGCGCTTGACCACGGCGCATACGAGAACATCGGTGGCAACGGGTATTCGGTGGTGCAGGACGTCGGACTGCTGCTCGGCGACGACCCCTACCGCTTCCCCGAGAACCTGCCCAAGGTGGGCGCCAAGGGTGGCCCGGGTGGCCAGCCGGGCTGCGGTTCGCTTCCCGACGTCAGCAAGAACTTCCCGGTGCGCTACCTGGTCACCGACACGGGATTCGGTACCGGGATGGACGTCCGGCCGAACCCGGGCATCGGGTTCCCAGGCTGGGTCAACTACTTCCCGGTGACCAAGGGTGTGCCGGAACCGCCGAAGCTGCGCCACCCCGGTGGCCCCGCCCCTGGCCCGGCGCCGGCCGTGCCCGGTGGAGCGCCCTACGGTGCGCCGCTGTACGGACCGGACGGAACCCCGCTGTGGCCGGGCGTGCCGGAACTGCCCGCACCGGCGCCGGAGGCTCCGCTGCCGGCAGAAGCGGCGGCACCGTCACCATGA
- a CDS encoding ABC transporter permease, with the protein MTAGDPSRVHPQIHRTVKGWVDGLTRIGTQAQFYFQTLGSIKDVLIHYKVELLRLIAQMSLGVGALAVVGGTVVIVGFLTLSTGALVAVQGYNQFAEVGVEALTGFASAYFNVRLIGPVIAGIGLAATIGAGATAQLGAMRINEEIDALEVMGVRSVAYLASSRVLAGVIVVVPLYCVAVLSAFWAARFGTIVIYGQSSGVYDHYFTTFLNSTDIIWSFFQAVVMAVVIMLVHTYYGFTASGGPAGVGEAVGRAVRTSLIAAVLVVLFLSLAIYGQSGNFHLAG; encoded by the coding sequence GTGACCGCCGGCGACCCGAGCAGGGTTCATCCGCAGATCCACCGCACCGTCAAGGGTTGGGTGGACGGGCTGACCCGCATCGGCACCCAGGCGCAGTTCTACTTCCAGACGTTGGGCTCCATCAAGGACGTCCTGATCCACTACAAGGTCGAACTGCTTCGGCTGATCGCCCAGATGAGCCTCGGCGTAGGCGCTCTGGCGGTGGTCGGTGGGACTGTCGTGATCGTCGGCTTCCTCACCCTGTCGACCGGCGCACTGGTCGCGGTGCAGGGCTACAACCAGTTCGCCGAAGTCGGCGTCGAGGCCCTGACCGGATTCGCCTCGGCGTACTTCAACGTCCGACTGATCGGACCAGTGATCGCGGGCATCGGGTTGGCGGCGACCATCGGTGCCGGTGCGACAGCGCAACTCGGCGCGATGCGGATCAACGAGGAGATCGACGCACTGGAGGTCATGGGTGTCCGCTCAGTGGCCTACTTGGCGTCGAGTCGGGTCCTCGCTGGCGTCATCGTCGTGGTTCCGCTGTACTGCGTGGCCGTCCTGTCGGCCTTCTGGGCCGCGAGATTCGGCACGATCGTGATCTACGGGCAGTCCTCCGGTGTCTACGACCACTACTTCACCACGTTCCTGAACAGCACCGACATCATCTGGTCGTTCTTCCAGGCGGTGGTGATGGCGGTCGTGATCATGCTCGTGCACACCTACTACGGGTTCACCGCATCCGGTGGTCCCGCGGGTGTCGGCGAGGCTGTCGGTCGCGCCGTTCGCACATCCCTGATCGCCGCGGTCCTCGTCGTCCTGTTCCTCTCGCTGGCCATCTACGGTCAGTCGGGCAACTTCCATCTCGCCGGGTAG
- a CDS encoding MlaE family ABC transporter permease — protein MTTTESPRSSLEAISSSRGAKPVNALGGFFAMALDTLVTIPRRPFAWREFLEQSWFVARVSLVPTLMLAIPFTVLLIFTFNILLLEFGAADFAGTGAAYGTVTQIGPVVTVLVVSGAGATAMCADLGARTIRDELDALRVMGVDPIQSLVVPRVLAATLVATLLSSVVILVGLVGGFIFSVFVQDVTPGAFVGGLTVITGAADVIISLIKAALFGLAAGLIACYKGISVGGGPAGVGIAVNETVVFTFVALFAINIIASAVGIKATL, from the coding sequence ATGACCACCACTGAGTCACCGCGTTCGTCGCTCGAAGCCATCTCGTCGTCGCGGGGCGCGAAGCCCGTGAACGCGCTCGGCGGGTTCTTCGCGATGGCGCTCGACACCCTGGTGACGATTCCCCGCAGGCCGTTCGCGTGGCGTGAATTCCTGGAGCAGTCGTGGTTTGTCGCGCGGGTGTCGCTGGTGCCGACGTTGATGCTCGCGATCCCCTTCACGGTCCTGCTGATCTTCACCTTCAACATCCTGTTGCTGGAGTTCGGTGCGGCTGACTTCGCGGGCACGGGCGCCGCGTACGGAACCGTCACGCAGATCGGTCCGGTGGTGACGGTGCTTGTGGTCTCCGGAGCGGGAGCGACGGCAATGTGCGCCGATCTCGGAGCGCGCACCATTCGCGACGAACTCGATGCGCTGCGGGTGATGGGCGTCGACCCGATTCAGTCGTTGGTGGTGCCCCGGGTGCTGGCCGCGACTCTGGTGGCGACCCTGCTGTCGTCGGTGGTGATCCTCGTGGGTCTGGTTGGGGGATTCATCTTCTCGGTCTTCGTCCAGGACGTCACCCCCGGCGCGTTCGTCGGTGGACTCACGGTCATCACCGGGGCCGCCGACGTGATCATCTCGCTGATCAAGGCCGCGCTCTTCGGTCTGGCCGCCGGTCTGATCGCCTGCTACAAGGGCATTTCCGTGGGCGGCGGTCCGGCAGGTGTCGGGATCGCGGTCAACGAGACGGTCGTGTTCACGTTCGTCGCGCTGTTTGCCATCAACATCATCGCGTCCGCGGTCGGCATCAAGGCGACACTGTGA
- a CDS encoding cytochrome P450 has translation MTTSEQISAQEAPVFPFTRTCPFAPAADYADGGSIRKVSFKNIVPAWLVTDYSDVKAVLGDRRSSVRNIPDPSRGDEGGEPLPGFFVAMDPPDQTRLRKMLSREFTPRRMEAMRPAVERITNKLIDQMLEQDGPVDLVQALALPLPSLVICELLGIPYDRHDWFQEETVKFLRLDTSPEEAAQTVASVMGYLGELTVSKMDDPGDDLISLLLNHVRSGDLTIPEVAGMAAFLLMAGHETTGNMISLGVYALLEHPDQLELLRQDPSRVPAAVEELLRFLDIIGNLPRYLTEDIELAGQTIPAGDIVMVAMDKANRDPKQFEDADTLNILRTDAKGHVAFGHGIHVCLGAPLARVELQSVISTLFSRIPTLKVAVPSDEIQVKTDAKIFGLKSLPVTW, from the coding sequence GTGACGACCAGCGAGCAGATTTCGGCCCAAGAGGCGCCGGTATTCCCGTTCACGCGGACGTGTCCGTTCGCGCCCGCGGCCGACTACGCCGATGGCGGTTCTATCCGCAAGGTTTCGTTCAAGAACATCGTCCCGGCCTGGCTGGTCACCGACTACAGCGATGTCAAAGCGGTGCTCGGCGATCGGCGCTCCAGTGTCCGGAACATCCCCGACCCATCCCGGGGCGACGAGGGCGGCGAGCCACTGCCCGGCTTCTTCGTCGCGATGGATCCGCCGGACCAGACCCGGCTGCGCAAGATGCTCTCCCGCGAATTCACCCCGCGCCGCATGGAAGCCATGCGGCCCGCGGTGGAGCGGATCACGAACAAGCTGATCGATCAGATGCTCGAGCAGGACGGGCCGGTCGACCTGGTCCAGGCCTTGGCGCTCCCGTTGCCGTCATTGGTGATCTGCGAATTGTTGGGCATCCCCTACGACCGGCACGACTGGTTCCAGGAAGAGACCGTGAAGTTCCTGCGCCTCGATACCTCACCGGAAGAGGCGGCCCAGACGGTCGCATCGGTGATGGGGTATCTCGGCGAACTCACCGTCTCCAAGATGGATGATCCCGGCGACGATCTGATCAGCTTGCTGCTCAACCACGTTCGCAGCGGCGACCTGACCATCCCGGAGGTGGCTGGCATGGCCGCGTTCCTGCTGATGGCCGGGCACGAGACGACCGGCAACATGATCTCATTGGGCGTGTACGCCCTCCTGGAGCATCCCGATCAACTCGAATTGCTGCGCCAGGACCCGTCCCGGGTGCCGGCTGCGGTGGAGGAACTGCTGCGCTTCCTCGACATCATCGGAAATCTGCCGCGCTACCTGACCGAGGACATCGAACTCGCGGGTCAGACCATCCCGGCCGGCGACATCGTCATGGTGGCCATGGACAAGGCCAACCGCGACCCCAAACAATTCGAGGATGCGGACACGCTGAACATCCTGCGCACGGACGCCAAAGGCCACGTCGCCTTCGGGCACGGCATCCACGTGTGCCTCGGCGCGCCGCTGGCCCGGGTGGAACTGCAGTCGGTGATCAGCACGCTGTTCAGCCGGATTCCGACACTCAAGGTCGCGGTCCCCTCCGACGAGATCCAGGTGAAGACCGACGCCAAGATCTTCGGGCTGAAGTCGCTGCCCGTCACGTGGTAG
- a CDS encoding PDR/VanB family oxidoreductase has protein sequence MANVDCREQASTVRLVMREYEADVVVAGKDVIADGIAALTLKEVGGHPLPEWTPGSHIDLIMSSGLVRQYSLCGDPADRGTWRIAVLREPDERSRGGSVYVHDTLEQGAEIRIRGPRNHFQLAPSPNYLFIAGGIGITPIRAMLAEAEAVGANWKLFYGGRSTESMAFLDELAPYGDRVEFWAQDQRGLLDLEYILGAPQADTLVYCCGPQGLLAAVEERCTTWPAGALRLERFSSSTVETEWVNTPIEVELARHGVTLTVSADQSVLEAIEAHGVDVMSSCQSGMCGTCETPVLDGIPEHRDDVLTHEERERNDCMMICVSRSRGDRLVLDI, from the coding sequence ATGGCCAACGTTGACTGCCGGGAACAGGCAAGCACCGTGCGTCTGGTCATGCGGGAGTACGAGGCCGACGTCGTCGTCGCCGGCAAGGATGTCATCGCCGACGGCATCGCCGCACTGACCTTGAAAGAGGTTGGGGGCCATCCGCTCCCGGAGTGGACACCCGGATCGCACATCGACCTGATCATGTCCTCAGGCCTGGTGCGCCAGTACTCGCTGTGCGGTGACCCCGCCGACCGGGGCACCTGGCGCATCGCGGTGCTCCGCGAGCCCGATGAGCGTTCCCGCGGCGGATCGGTTTACGTGCACGACACCCTTGAACAGGGCGCCGAGATCCGTATTCGCGGTCCTCGCAACCATTTCCAGCTCGCGCCGTCACCGAATTACCTGTTCATCGCCGGCGGCATCGGTATCACGCCGATCCGGGCGATGCTGGCCGAGGCCGAGGCGGTGGGCGCGAACTGGAAGTTGTTCTACGGCGGTCGCAGCACCGAATCCATGGCATTCCTCGACGAACTGGCCCCGTACGGTGACCGGGTCGAGTTCTGGGCGCAGGATCAGCGTGGGCTGCTGGACCTGGAGTACATCCTCGGCGCCCCACAGGCAGACACCTTGGTGTACTGCTGCGGTCCGCAGGGTCTGCTCGCCGCGGTCGAAGAACGCTGCACAACCTGGCCCGCCGGCGCGCTGCGGCTGGAACGATTCAGCTCCAGCACTGTCGAGACCGAATGGGTCAACACCCCGATCGAGGTCGAATTGGCCCGCCACGGTGTGACATTGACCGTGTCCGCGGACCAGAGCGTGCTCGAGGCGATCGAGGCGCACGGTGTCGACGTGATGTCCTCGTGCCAGTCCGGCATGTGCGGAACCTGCGAAACACCGGTCCTCGACGGCATTCCCGAACACCGCGATGACGTCCTCACCCACGAGGAGCGTGAACGCAATGACTGCATGATGATTTGCGTCTCCCGGAGCCGCGGCGACAGGCTCGTCCTCGACATCTGA
- a CDS encoding LLM class F420-dependent oxidoreductase: MRIGTVLDFGRPMAAVGEEIAAWEEAGLASVTLGEAYSLDAPTQLAYLAARTTSVELATGVLPLDTRTPTLIATTAAGLDYVSNGRARLGLGPSGPQVVEGFHGIPFADILGKTRETIEICRSVWRRETLKHDGRHYQIPMDPSRGTGLGKPLKLINRPVRSDIPISIASLGPRMVELTAELAQGWEPIFFYPEKLPHVWGEALAKGNAKRSDDLGPLEIIVRAPLAITEGDPSQWIDAAKPQLALYVGGMGSREKNFYNQLVSAYGFADEAAVIQDHFLAGRIAEATAAVPDELVRATSLIGDADHIRQRLTVLRDAGVTLVNVTPMTTDPTERLEAVRTAATLSKEIS; encoded by the coding sequence ATGCGCATCGGCACCGTCCTCGACTTCGGCAGGCCGATGGCCGCCGTCGGCGAGGAGATCGCAGCGTGGGAGGAGGCCGGCCTCGCGTCAGTGACCCTCGGAGAGGCCTACTCGCTTGACGCCCCCACCCAACTGGCCTACCTCGCGGCGCGGACGACCTCGGTCGAACTGGCCACGGGCGTACTGCCATTGGACACCCGCACGCCGACCCTCATCGCGACGACCGCCGCCGGACTCGACTACGTGTCCAACGGCAGGGCACGACTGGGCCTGGGTCCGTCAGGGCCGCAGGTGGTCGAGGGCTTCCACGGGATTCCCTTTGCGGACATCCTCGGAAAGACCCGGGAGACCATCGAGATCTGCCGGTCGGTCTGGCGGCGCGAAACGCTCAAACATGACGGACGGCACTATCAGATCCCGATGGACCCGAGCCGCGGCACAGGTCTCGGCAAGCCGCTCAAGCTCATCAACCGCCCGGTGCGCAGCGACATCCCGATCTCGATCGCGTCGCTCGGACCCCGCATGGTCGAACTGACCGCCGAGCTCGCACAGGGCTGGGAGCCGATCTTCTTTTATCCCGAGAAGCTTCCACACGTCTGGGGCGAGGCACTCGCGAAGGGCAACGCCAAGCGCAGTGACGATCTCGGTCCGCTGGAGATCATCGTGCGGGCTCCACTGGCCATCACCGAGGGCGATCCATCCCAGTGGATCGACGCCGCCAAACCTCAACTGGCGCTGTACGTGGGCGGAATGGGCTCGCGGGAGAAGAACTTCTACAACCAACTGGTGTCGGCCTACGGTTTCGCCGACGAGGCCGCCGTCATCCAGGACCACTTCCTGGCCGGCCGCATCGCGGAGGCCACCGCCGCCGTGCCGGACGAACTGGTCCGGGCCACCTCCCTGATCGGCGACGCCGATCACATTCGTCAGCGTCTCACCGTGCTGCGGGACGCGGGCGTGACATTGGTCAACGTCACCCCCATGACAACCGATCCCACCGAACGCCTCGAGGCCGTACGGACGGCCGCCACCCTGAGCAAGGAGATCTCGTGA
- a CDS encoding flavin-containing monooxygenase: protein MSQVLEPSVTIDAEELRDALAEANVPCLIGVLYQLTGDARWLAEPYTVTPTLGFESHDDGGLPAERVAEVRDAAFAAIMEWSTGTPVAHPSPNGAELVKLMSAVMGEPVTEKYVPLAAEQLGFAPFVADDVTDQCADTGFSVIVVGAGFSGLAAAVHLKRAGIPFRVLERNDHVGGTWYEANYPGARVDVPNDLYSYSFFPREWSQNFAQPDEIRQYIDDVIAHFGLAPHIETSVSVEGAEWDADASAWAVKINSGNGSETVRCSALITAAGLHNTPNIPQFPGMDEFSGQVLHSARWSPETDLRGKKVAVVGAGASAMQVVCAIADDVEQMVVVQREPHWTTPNEQYYRKQSPARHWLYRNVPFYRAWFRFRLYWIYTERNYPALRVDPKAAEKGRLVSGLNDAYRRNLTAYLRAQLEGREDLIEKSLPKYPPFGKRLLMDNGWFATLRRPNVSLVAEGVDHLTENGLVTDSGETFDVDILILCTGFQQQRYLYPMELRGRDGVELRESWSDDNARAYLGITAPGFPNLFFLYGPNTNPPGGSWLTVAEAQVRYVVEMLTEMVRDDLATVEVREEPFEAYNRELDDTNNAMVYAMDGVESYYRNSTGRVVTNSPWAVPDYFARTSALNLADYEVSPRTD, encoded by the coding sequence GTGAGCCAAGTCCTGGAACCCAGCGTCACCATCGACGCCGAGGAACTGCGCGACGCCCTGGCAGAGGCCAATGTGCCCTGCCTGATCGGCGTCCTGTATCAGCTCACCGGAGATGCCCGGTGGCTGGCGGAGCCATACACGGTCACCCCGACCCTCGGCTTCGAGAGCCACGACGACGGTGGGCTGCCCGCCGAGCGCGTCGCCGAAGTTCGCGACGCCGCCTTCGCCGCAATCATGGAGTGGAGCACCGGAACTCCGGTCGCCCACCCCTCCCCCAACGGCGCAGAACTGGTCAAGCTGATGTCCGCGGTGATGGGTGAACCGGTCACCGAGAAGTATGTTCCGCTGGCCGCCGAGCAGCTCGGGTTCGCGCCGTTCGTCGCCGATGACGTCACCGATCAGTGTGCAGATACCGGTTTTTCGGTGATCGTCGTCGGTGCCGGCTTCTCCGGCCTGGCGGCGGCGGTGCACCTCAAGCGGGCCGGCATCCCGTTCCGGGTGCTCGAGCGCAACGACCACGTCGGCGGCACCTGGTACGAGGCCAACTACCCCGGCGCCCGCGTCGACGTCCCGAACGATCTGTACTCGTACTCGTTCTTCCCTCGCGAGTGGAGCCAGAACTTCGCCCAGCCCGACGAGATCCGGCAGTACATCGACGATGTGATCGCCCACTTCGGCCTGGCGCCGCACATCGAGACTTCAGTCAGCGTCGAAGGCGCCGAATGGGACGCCGATGCCAGCGCGTGGGCGGTGAAGATCAACTCGGGCAACGGATCCGAGACCGTGCGCTGCTCCGCGCTGATCACCGCCGCGGGGCTGCACAACACTCCGAACATCCCGCAGTTCCCCGGAATGGACGAGTTCTCGGGACAGGTGCTGCACTCGGCCCGGTGGTCACCGGAGACCGACCTGCGCGGCAAGAAGGTCGCCGTCGTCGGCGCCGGGGCCAGCGCGATGCAGGTGGTCTGCGCGATCGCCGACGACGTCGAGCAGATGGTCGTCGTGCAGCGCGAACCACACTGGACCACACCGAATGAGCAGTACTACCGCAAGCAATCCCCTGCCCGGCACTGGCTGTACCGCAATGTGCCGTTCTACCGCGCCTGGTTCCGGTTCCGCCTCTACTGGATCTACACCGAGCGCAACTACCCGGCGCTGCGGGTGGACCCGAAGGCCGCCGAGAAGGGCAGGCTCGTCAGCGGGCTCAACGATGCCTACCGGCGCAACCTGACCGCGTATCTGCGCGCCCAGTTGGAGGGCCGCGAGGACCTCATCGAGAAGTCGCTGCCCAAGTACCCGCCGTTCGGCAAGCGCCTGCTGATGGACAACGGCTGGTTCGCCACGTTGCGCCGACCGAATGTCAGCCTGGTCGCCGAGGGTGTCGACCACCTCACCGAGAACGGGCTGGTGACCGATTCCGGGGAGACCTTCGACGTCGACATCCTGATCCTGTGCACCGGATTCCAGCAGCAGCGCTACCTCTATCCGATGGAGTTGCGCGGTCGCGACGGCGTCGAGCTGCGGGAGTCGTGGAGCGATGACAACGCCCGGGCCTACCTCGGCATCACCGCGCCCGGTTTCCCCAACCTGTTCTTCCTGTACGGCCCCAACACCAACCCGCCGGGCGGCAGCTGGCTGACCGTCGCCGAGGCGCAGGTGCGCTACGTGGTGGAGATGCTGACCGAGATGGTCCGCGACGATCTGGCCACCGTCGAGGTCCGCGAGGAACCGTTCGAGGCCTACAACCGTGAACTCGACGACACCAACAACGCCATGGTGTACGCGATGGACGGCGTCGAAAGCTACTACCGCAACAGCACCGGCCGGGTCGTCACGAACTCACCGTGGGCCGTTCCCGACTACTTCGCCCGCACCTCGGCCCTGAACCTGGCGGACTACGAGGTCAGTCCGCGCACCGACTGA
- a CDS encoding long-chain-fatty-acid--CoA ligase has protein sequence MHLTQALHRAVQQTPDLPATVFGERVRTWAQSADRAARLAAALKGLGVHSGDRVAILAQNCDDYHDFLFAVPWADAVAVPVNTRWSAREIAFSLEDAGVVALVVDDAFLDMVDELKHLAPVVKAFVHSGDRTRPADLHGFEDLIAAHDPIEDARRGGDSLAAIYYTGGTTGTPKGVMLSQANLMSAALGALATGQFLAPRGRLLHSAPMFHLADGSGWVARNLVGGTHVILPGFSAETVAAAVEQHQITDMFLAPTMIQMLVDSSAARAHDLSSLRHLLYGASPISQALLERTMRLLPLVKPLQAYGMTELSPTTTVLTAEDHQTPELLRSAGRAVPIAEVKVVDEDDNEVPLGTVGEVVARGPHVMLGYWNRPQETAQALRGGWMHTGDGGYMDQNGYLFIVDRIKDMIVTGGENVYSAEVENALAQHPSVATCAVIGVPDADWGERVHAVVVLHEGATATFEELREHCGALIARYKAPRSVDFVEALPLTAAQKVSKVELRETYWKDESRSVS, from the coding sequence ATGCATCTGACGCAAGCGTTGCACAGAGCGGTGCAGCAGACCCCCGACCTGCCGGCCACGGTGTTCGGTGAACGAGTGCGGACATGGGCGCAGAGCGCAGACCGCGCGGCGCGCCTGGCGGCGGCTCTGAAGGGTCTGGGAGTCCACAGTGGCGACCGTGTCGCGATCCTTGCGCAGAACTGCGACGACTACCACGACTTCCTGTTCGCGGTGCCCTGGGCCGATGCGGTGGCGGTGCCGGTCAACACGCGATGGAGCGCGCGCGAGATCGCGTTCTCGCTTGAGGACGCCGGAGTGGTGGCCCTGGTGGTCGATGACGCGTTCCTCGACATGGTCGACGAACTCAAGCACCTGGCGCCCGTTGTCAAAGCCTTCGTCCACAGTGGCGACCGGACCCGGCCTGCCGACCTCCACGGCTTCGAGGACCTCATCGCCGCGCATGACCCGATCGAGGACGCGCGTCGTGGCGGTGACTCGTTGGCCGCGATCTACTACACCGGCGGCACGACGGGAACCCCGAAGGGGGTGATGCTCAGTCAGGCCAACCTGATGTCGGCGGCCCTGGGCGCGCTGGCCACGGGACAGTTCCTCGCACCGCGTGGACGCCTGCTGCACAGCGCGCCCATGTTCCACCTCGCCGATGGTTCCGGCTGGGTCGCCCGCAACCTCGTCGGCGGCACACATGTCATCCTGCCGGGATTCAGCGCGGAGACCGTCGCGGCCGCCGTCGAGCAGCATCAGATCACCGATATGTTTTTGGCGCCCACGATGATTCAGATGCTGGTCGACTCGTCGGCGGCACGCGCGCACGATCTGTCGAGCCTGCGGCATCTGCTCTACGGCGCCTCACCGATCTCACAGGCACTGCTGGAGCGCACCATGCGGCTGCTGCCTCTCGTGAAGCCCCTTCAGGCGTACGGGATGACGGAGCTTTCGCCGACGACCACGGTCCTCACGGCCGAGGATCACCAGACCCCGGAGCTGCTGAGGTCGGCGGGCCGTGCCGTGCCGATCGCCGAGGTGAAGGTGGTCGACGAGGACGACAACGAGGTGCCGCTCGGCACCGTCGGCGAGGTCGTCGCCCGAGGTCCGCACGTGATGCTCGGCTACTGGAACCGGCCGCAGGAGACCGCGCAGGCGCTGCGCGGCGGATGGATGCACACCGGCGACGGCGGCTACATGGACCAGAACGGCTACCTGTTCATCGTCGACAGAATCAAGGACATGATCGTCACCGGTGGTGAGAACGTGTACTCCGCGGAGGTCGAGAACGCCCTCGCCCAGCACCCGAGTGTGGCCACCTGCGCGGTGATCGGCGTCCCGGACGCTGACTGGGGTGAGCGCGTTCATGCGGTTGTGGTGCTGCATGAGGGTGCGACCGCCACGTTCGAGGAGCTGCGGGAGCACTGCGGTGCCCTGATCGCGCGCTACAAGGCACCCCGCAGCGTCGACTTCGTCGAGGCGCTGCCGTTGACCGCGGCGCAGAAGGTGTCCAAAGTCGAACTGCGCGAGACGTATTGGAAAGACGAATCGCGCTCAGTGTCCTGA